GGCCCTCAGGCagtgctgcattaaaaacaggaatgattctgtactggaaatcactctGGAAAGGTTACTTTGCACATCTATTTCTCAGGACAGGTGTGTCAGAGGGCAGGGTCTCCAgcaaacatttcaaagacaaacacctgcacactgtccaacttgcaaagaAAAGGAGTATTTATTTGCAATGTTtcagtactagaccttcatcaggcaaacAGGCAAACATCCGTCTGTTTGCCTGGactctctggaccaaagctcatttaaaatggactggggcaaaatggaaaactgttctgtggtcagttgagtcaaaatgtaaaattcattttggaaaccacagacgtggtgtcctgtggactaaagaggactTGGGCCaaccagcttgttctcctggctcagttctacagcctgcatctctgatggtatggggttgcattagtgtctatggcgtgggcagctctaacatctggaaaggaactatcaatgctggaaagtagagagagattttagagcaacatatgctcccatccagacaacgtctctttcagggaaggccttgaccaTTTCAGCAGaccaatgctaaaccacataccacattcatcacaacagcatggcttcacagtaaaaaaaaaaaaagtctgggtcctgaactggtcttcAGTcaagacctttcaccaatagaaagcATTTGGAGCATTAGATGgggaaaatgcagcaaaaaaacaacCTAGGACTGCTGAGCAGCTATAACCCTACACCAGActaaaatgggacaacattcctctcccaaaactccagcagctgatCTCCTCAATACccagatatttacagacttgttaaaagaagcagggatgctacacaatggtaaacatcaccctgtcccaacttttttgagatgtgttgctgtcatcagATCAagatgagctaatattttcataaaatgtcccagttttaacttctgatatgttgttaatgttttattgtgaataagatatgagatttgacaaccattgcattctgtatttacatttaaaacagcacaCCAACTTGTTTGAATCAGGGTTGCACATTTATGAATTGGTATTGGctgaaatgaatttgtaaatatctgcatgttgaatattggcaaaaatacATTCTTCAGGCTTAAGTTCACTTTAATGAGTGATCTTGAGAATGATTCATTTATAAATAAGACGTCACTCTTCTCTACAAACCTGGCACCAATGATCAGGGTTTCATGTCAGGGCTGAGCTCTGCAGAGCTGTTTTAACCCTAAAGGAGTAAAGATTTTTGATTTCAGAGGAGACGAGTGGCCGCTGTGGGATGAGGTAGTAGTTTGTATAGTTTTAGGATCACACCAGATCTGGGAGATAACTATACAGCCTACTGTCTTTCTCACGGCAACCAAACCATCACCTACATGCATGACGGAGACCGCCAGCCTATCCACATCGTGTGTTCAGTTGCCACGGCGACTGAAGCCTCTGTTGCTGTTGGTGACCAAATGGGGTCCTGAGTTGCATCATGAACGTTGGACCCATCGCTGGTTGTAATGAGGAGCTGACTGGGCTGGACATCAGCAGAGCCTTAAATGATTCgatgtttttaatttaacttcaCAGAGGGACGATCCTCCTGCTGCAGGCATGACTTTCCACAAACACGCAGGACGTTATCATCCATGAGGATTTCAGGAGGAAGCCTCACTCCCTGTGTTTTTCCGATGGATTGTAGCTGTGCTGTGGTGAGGTAGTAAGTTGTGTTGTTGTGGGGTGTGGGATATTACAACCCCTATTTTGGAGATACAACTATACAACTTACTGCCTTCCATAATATGGCAGAATGATTCTTCATGCCCTACAGTCTTCATTGGTATCCTTCTCCATGGCTTGACTTcacttaaaaaatgtgatttatatGTTTTTCACATTATAACTTCAGGATTACTGAGAGTCTTAAATTCAGTTATTTAGAAATTAAAGTTCATAAGATGTAAGACAGTAAAATGTAAGTATCAACAAGCTCTTGTTGGTAGTTTTCTTATGATAAACTAGTCTGTGTGAATTTACAGTATGGttgcaaagggtgcaagaacGTTAACTACACATCAGAAGTGTAAACAAGGATGggggcagatttacatgaagCAGATCAAATAAAAACTGTGCATTAAAGCTGgataatttttttctgtagtaTGTTTTTAGCTGAAGATAAGCTGATGTGCAATTGAAACCCTCTGTTTTGCAGCTACcttaaaataaagaacaaatcTTACAAGAAAAATCTGTACTTGCTTTCTTTTAATGCCATATTTGAATATTGTTTCTCATAGAATGAAGAACAAAAACGTAGAGGTATAACACGTTCTATAAAATCTGTTATGTTGTCAATTATAGTAGATTCTGTAGAGACTTTCTACGATTCATAAATCACCATTTTTCCTCAAACTGCTCGTATCATTTCTGTTACTGCTTTACTCGGTGTGAAGCTTATCTATTACTACATACTCGCCTGAGCTGACCTCGTTGAGCTCTGGGCTCGCGCTGATTGGACAACGCCGCTCCCACTTAGCCAATCGGTGACTTTATTTAGCGGGGCGTTCCCTGGGACGCTCACCGATTGATCAAATCAGAAGAAACTGGGCGGGTTCGAGAAGCTTTTCCGCATCGTAGTAAACACGCTGTCATCAAAGAGCGAAAAATGAGAAGACCTCTCACACTGTTGGAATTTCTTGGGCCAGTTTACATCTTTGTAGGCGAGGCAGGACATAGCGCCGTTCATACACGGAGCTATTCACAGGAGGGAACAGGACATTCATAACATTAGGAGCAttaaatgacagaataaagtcattaaagaCAAACATTTACAAAGCATCATTAAATTGCAGGAATTGCCTTGCTTTATAAATACTGTACTATTGTATGTATTTTGAAGCATACTTTCCCAGTTTataagcaatatttttactatggttaaacttaatttatttgcattatttcGCAGTACCGGACAATAGCATTTAGACGTTTTTAAAGGAGAAGCAGAGCCCtcccagtatttattttactccatttgatacaaatttcagtctattgactgatttattttgttgcttttgattgaatattgacactaattactaagaaaaaaatagattacaAAAACTTCATCgcaggctcctcaagggcccctccctactgtgggcctgggtaatcagtacccccccccccccccgttttACGCCCCTGACTCATTagctcataatttcgactttttatgACTTATTAtctcaaaatgtaaatttaagttattttcaaatgtacatttcatatttttttctttgacgtGGCGAAAATTAGCTTCCATACCTGAGAGTGCTATCTCCCGTTAAACAaactgaagaagaggaagctcACAGGAAACGGCGAGTGACTCCTCTGTGGAATAAACTATCTCTGCTGTGACGTCACCGTCGTCTCCGAACCAACATGGCGAACATTCGGTGTGTCAAGGTGAGCAAAGAGAATCAAAAATTCTGTCAGCGCTGCCGCCGAGGTTTCATTTAACGTTTACTCTTTAATTATGTGACGCGGTAAACTCTTTTAAGGATTTTCTCGTGATTTTTTGGGGTTCTCGCCCTCGTGCGTGCTTCCGTTGTAGTTCAGAAGTTTCATTGCATGTAGCTAACATGCTGAGTCCACTCAGCGCCCTCCTACCTCTGTTTCCTAACCTTTGGTCTATTGTTCCACTGACACTGAGACTTAAAGCCGTTAGCTTGTTATTTCAGCGGGTCAGTCCACCGGGATCACTATTAATTGGCTTTGCTTCCAACTCTTACCGCTGTCAGGCTGTGCAGATACTGTTTACATGCATCCTGGTGCAAACACTGTTACATCCGATGTTTACATCACTGCCAAATACAGTAGAGGTGAATAAAAGCTCCTTTTGTGCTCATAGTGGCCTACTTACTGTGAAAGGCCCCACTGAACGGCTGACTGCATCCTCAATACCTTAACACTGTTCCAGACTAAATGTTTAAACGATAGtgttattttcaaataattGATGGTCATTTTAAGAAATTAAACTTCATaatcaaatgttaaaaaggtttttaaggtGAGAACTGAATCCTTCAAAGGTTGCAAGCTGACATCTGAGAATTTGATTGGAGCCTGCATGAAACAAATGAAAGTCCTGCAAAGCTCTGTCCTCTCACCCTCCCCGTTTGTCCATCTCTGTTTGTATTTGTCTTTCTCTGAACCAGGGTATGGTCGGCCTGGTGACAGGCGGTGCATCAGGTCTAGGTCGGGCCACCGTGGAGCGTCTGGTACAAAACGGAGCGGCTGCCGTCATCCTGGACCTGCCTTCCTCCGATGGACCGGCTCTGGCAGAGAAACTCGGAGACCGCTGTGCCTTCGCTCCAGCAGATGTGAGTTCAAAGCTGACAAACACAAGTGCACACACAGACTGGGTAAAAACAGGCCGACAGTCTTCAACTCTTTGTTGTTTCCCAGGTGACGTCAGAGGCAGACGTGAAGGCAGCGGTGTCCCTGGCCaaagaaaagtttgggaaactGGACCTGGCTGTGAACTGTGCCGGCATCGCTGTAGCCTTCAAAACCTACAACTTTAAGAAGGACGCCCCTCACAGCCTGGAGGACTTCCAGCGCGTTATCAATGtaagacagaaacacagagacatgCAGAGGCATGCAGATAGCAGCTGTGTGACTTTGCTTTGCGTGTTTCCTGCAGGTGAACATTGCAGGAACCTTTAATGTGATTCGGCTCGCTGTGGGTGAGATGGGGAAGAACGAGCCTGACGCAGACGGACACAGAGGCTGCATCATCAACACAGCCAGCGTGGCAGCTTTTGATGGACAGGTCAttcagaaacactcaaaaagaTCAAATGAATTAATGGCTGCTCATAAGTCATTAATACTCATCAACTTTTCTTTGTCTTGACTTCTCTCCAGGTGGGCCAGGCGGCGTACTCAGCTTCTAAAGGCGCTATTGTTGGAATGACCCTCCCCATTGCACGAGATCTGGCACCCATGGGCATCAGAGTCATCACCATAGCACCTGGTTAGTGTACATACAggtgcattaaaaaaatgtaggaaGTTCCTGCAgggctcagagacaggattgttgcgaGGCACAGATCttgggaaggctacaaaaagttcctgctgcactgaaggtttccaagagcacagCAGCCTCTATACCAATGGAAGAGCTCTGGCATAACCAGGACTCAAACAAGAGCTGGTTGTCCTGCCAAACTCTGAGCTCCATTTTTTCATTGGCAAAACTACAGTCTTTGTCCAGGTGGTTTTCTCCACTGCATTTGTAGCATTTTCTAATGTCTGGCTGGGGCTTTGGTCATGTGTCGCTGACCTTGGTCACCGACCTCGCTGCTCTGTTCCATTTACCGGGGTCTGTTATACCATATAAATCCACAATGTCTCTGTTTGCCGCCTCCATTGCTTATGCAAACTTGAGTGCTTTTTCAAAAATCAGCCTGTCCTTTGACAGCAGCCTCAGCTGCATCCTGTTGTCTTTTATGCCACAGACCAAACGAGCTTTCAACATCATGGTGAACAAATCACCAACGTCACAGTCCTGCGCCGACTTTCTCAATTCTGCCACATAATCACCCTCACTTTGCATCTTACTCTGGTGCCCTCTGTTGGCACAAAGATGAAGTAACATTCCACAGTTACTTCATAACACGGGAAGTTCCCGAATGAtgacattttaggattttatagaaaatctgtatgTACTTATGCATCCTTTTATGGCAtcagttttgaaccagtacacccaagaagtcttctaaGAGGTATCaagacaattggagcaacaatGTGGCGTGCAAtttgacacacacagacatgtcaCCAGTTATAGTGCAATATTTAACCACTTCAGGCCTACAGTCCTCATCACATGCTTTGTCGAAACTGTAATGCAGCCGCCCACCACTAGAAGTCACTGTAGCATCACTTAATGGTGACTGCCAAGCTTCTGTTGTGCTCTTTAAcccagtggttcttaactggtcggGCATCAAGACCCACTGCTACCCCCTTATCAGAAATCATGACCtagatgttttaaaattttcagttgcttcaatttatttataaaaaaatgtgcagtttggaccttaaatggaacaaaacatgactgaacaaaTAGACAGGACAACTCAAACATGGTAAAAAGTACATAAATACAAAaggcatgcatgcatacattttatctTTACTCCCTTTTTCCTGAACGGCATGCAGTTTTAGTAAACAAGTGGAAATATTGAGGAAAATGGGATTAGAGTCTGAGtttccacttagggcttccatacattatagacatttttttccaggaaCTTGTTCGTGGCCCACTGGAGAGAGCTcagcgacccacttttgggtcccaacccatcacttgagaaccactgctttaaccCAAATGTTAGCAATACCCCAATATGACACCAGTTGTATCTTGTAGAAACAGTTTAGCTGCATCTTTATGTACAAAATAGGGATAAAGTTGTACATTGGCTGTGTTAGGTTATATTATACACAACTGAAGAGCTGAGTGATGATACTCAGTACAAAAGAAAGTAGGCATTAACCTGGAGAGGATAAAAAGCCATGGGGCCAGCACTGCTAACGTTAGCCTCATTCTGCAAACAGACTTAACCTTCATGTGTCCCTTTGTACCATTTCAGGAcaattcatttttgtctcaACACCATTTTATGAATTTTCAAGCTTCAGGCATGagcagttttttgtattttaatttttttgtcttaactcAGACCCCATGCCTATAAAGCACTGTATGCAAAAATCCTGATGTTCATGTCCCTAGTGCCCATTTTGGTCCCATCTACTTCAATTAtaacttgatttttttgatCCTGGAGccattagaaaataaaaatgtgcatgcAATAAATGTTGGGGATTTTTCACTAGTATTATTGTGAACGTTGTAatttccactattttccacCAGATGTCGCCATTCCC
This window of the Cheilinus undulatus linkage group 11, ASM1832078v1, whole genome shotgun sequence genome carries:
- the hsd17b10 gene encoding 3-hydroxyacyl-CoA dehydrogenase type-2, producing the protein MANIRCVKGMVGLVTGGASGLGRATVERLVQNGAAAVILDLPSSDGPALAEKLGDRCAFAPADVTSEADVKAAVSLAKEKFGKLDLAVNCAGIAVAFKTYNFKKDAPHSLEDFQRVINVNIAGTFNVIRLAVGEMGKNEPDADGHRGCIINTASVAAFDGQVGQAAYSASKGAIVGMTLPIARDLAPMGIRVITIAPGLFSTPLLAGLPEKVRSFLARQVPFPSRLGDPAEFAHMVTSLAENPMINGEVIRLDGAIRMQP